The following proteins come from a genomic window of Miscanthus floridulus cultivar M001 chromosome 2, ASM1932011v1, whole genome shotgun sequence:
- the LOC136537010 gene encoding uncharacterized protein — protein sequence MAKLSMVLGQRRVSACVHRELVVEILRRLPYRSLCRFRCVSRSWHDVSYHPDHRNTLPQELAGLLYSNHVPSPLHCDFAVRFAPADSSPFPGLGFLPCVARALPLDCCNGLPPLPRRRRGRWMSLCLQPGRWQIHRSPEAVVWGLEVFSSVTRKWVHACRDYHVRLVEGMGSVFINGFVNLLTHEKKVLAVDQEGRAWRLIPLPVSSRFGLVGCLGQSQGFLHYAVQEGCGCTMMQVCILKDFGERSGF from the exons ATGGCCAAGTTGAGCATGGTGCTCGGCCAGCGCCGCGTGTCCGCGTGTGTGCACAGGGAG CTCGTCGTGGagatcctccgccgcctcccgTACCGGTCGCTCTGCCGCTTCAGGTGCGTCTCCAGGTCCTGGCACGACGTCTCCTACCACCCCGACCACCGCAACACGCTGCCCCAGGAGCTCGCCGGCCTTCTCTATAGCAACCACGTCCCTAGCCCCCTCCACTGCGACTTCGCTGTCCGGTTCGCGCCGGCCGACTCGTCCCCGTTCCCCGGCCTTGGGTTCCTTCCATGTGTCGCCCGCGCCCTGCCCCTCGACTGCTGTAACGGCCTTCCTCCTCTGCCGCGCCGGCGGCGGGGCCGGTGGATGTCACTATGTCTGCAACCCGGCCGCTGGCAAATTCACCGTTCTCCCGAAGCCGTCGTCTGG GGCCTTGAGGTATTCTCGTCGGTAACCAGGAAATGGGTGCACGCTTGCCGTGACTACCATGTCAGGCTGGTGGAAGGAATGGGCAGTGTGTTCATCAATGGATTTGTCAATTTGCTCACCCACGAGAAGAAGGTTCTCGCTGTCGATCAAGAGGGCCGGGCGTGGCGTCTGATTCCCTTGCCTGTATCCAGCAGGTTTGGGTTGGTCGGGTGCCTCGGACAGTCTCAGGGATTCCTGCATTATGCCGTGCAAGAAGGCTGCGGCTGCACCATGATGCAGGTTTGTATTCTGAAGGATTTCGGGGAACGGAGTGGATTCTGA
- the LOC136537011 gene encoding uncharacterized protein: MRPGPLLDQRKPKEPAHLWFHCGARAGGGSGSLWSPVRAAAAVSRGSSSWRSSAASRTGRSAASGASPGPGYDLSYHPDHRNALPQDLAGLLYTNHAPSPLHCDFAVRFAPAGSSPFPGLGFLPCGARALPLDCCNGLLLCRDGGGAGGCHYVCNPATGKFTILPKPSSGFQALALAAFEPHGAKPQFHVLNFARTEPVQRVFFDSDFEKSDSDDALSDTDGGDYGGGELLDLCEATNFCVQGLELFSSVTGKWVQSHACRDSHVRLVEGMGSVFINGFVNLLTHEKKVLAVDPEGQAWRLIPLPVSSRFGLVGCLGQSQGFLHYAVHEGCGCTMMQVWFRKDFEEGDWILKCRFEIEVAPQTKILFDYAGNEFWSEIFYVVVFHPERDLVFLPVEGYKLLSYNLISAEVKEICMLEPETRPRFLVYVPSYVVLPNPYVQVKELF, encoded by the coding sequence ATGCGGCCCGGCCCATTACTCGACCAGAGGAAGCCCAAGGAACCAGCCCATCTGTGGTTTCACTGCGGGGCACGGGCAGGCGGCGGAAGCGGAAGCCTATGGAGTCCGGTGAGGGCGGCGGCTGCCGTCTCCCGTGGGAGCTCATCGTGGagatcctccgccgcctcccgTACCGGTCGCTCTGCCGCTTCAGGTGCGTCTCCAGGTCCTGGCTACGACCTCTCCTACCACCCTGACCACCGCAACGCGCTGCCCCAGGACCTCGCTGGCCTTCTCTACACCAACCACGCCCCTAGCCCCCTCCACTGCGACTTCGCTGTCCGGTTCGCGCCGGCCGGCTCGTCCCCGTTCCCTGGCCTTGGGTTCCTTCCATGTGGCGCCCGCGCCCTGCCCCTCGACTGCTGCAACGGCCTCCTCCTCTGCCGCGACGGCGGCGGGGCCGGTGGATGTCACTATGTCTGCAACCCAGCCACTGGCAAATTCACCATTCTCCCGAAGCCATCGTCTGGGTTCCAGGCGCTGGCCCTGGCTGCCTTCGAGCCTCACGGCGCCAAGCCTCAATTCCATGTACTTAACTTTGCAAGAACCGAGCCTGTGCAAAGGGTCTTCTTTGATTCAGACTTCgaaaaatccgacagtgatgacgcTCTGTCTGACACCGACGGTGGTGACTACGGCGGTGGCGAATTGTTGGATTTGTGCGAGGCGACCAACTTCTGTGTGCAGGGCCTTGAGCTATTCTCGTCGGTGACTGGGAAATGGGTGCAGAGCCACGCTTGCCGTGACTCCCATGTCAGGCTGGTGGAAGGAATGGGCAGTGTGTTCATCAACGGTTTTGTCAATTTGCTCACCCACGAGAAGAAGGTTCTTGCTGTCGATCCAGAGGGCCAGGCGTGGCGTCTGATTCCATTGCCTGTATCCAGCAGGTTTGGGTTGGTCGGGTGCCTCGGACAGTCTCAGGGATTCCTGCATTATGCTGTGCACGAAGGCTGCGGCTGCACCATGATGCAGGTTTGGTTTCGGAAGGATTTCGAGGAAGGGGATTGGATTCTGAAGTGCCGCTTTGAGATTGAAGTGGCTCCGCAGACGAAGATACTGTTTGATTATGCTGGGAATGAATTCTGGTCTGAAATTTTCTATGTGGTTGTGTTTCATCCAGAGAGGGATCTTGTTTTCCTCCCTGTGGAAGGATACAAGTTGCTCTCCTATAATTTGATCAGTGCTGAAGTGAAGGAGATATGCATGCTGGAACCAGAAACAAGGCCCAGGTTCCTGGTTTATGTGCCCTCCTATGTGGTTTTACCAAATCCTTACGTACAAGTGAAGGAATTGTTCTGA
- the LOC136537012 gene encoding uncharacterized protein: MAKRLPPRSSQKRPTDELPLAPLKALKASPGSSAYWVAEAQAAMQRGAASARADPKEPATQGGAVEATPTQMGEGVLLPHEGEAHESDRAGVPLVAKAPGVFEAKAMEAGAPKTAETAEAAVGVSATTEATMAEAGAPETIKAIIAEAGAPEIAKADVMAVRPSIQEVEMKAAEALVAPLVQGQPLLRESAREAEVYPISSDNTSRVREVVDAKETGAMEQPAPILGEGSLALVRARPEPRGWDHPRVLWWSRDNPKGESLFALEDAAEESEAEVTRAAEASSVVQMVLDTEIGEHEVLKRAALFACEALEVEGVQSGSFLGSRLIMLSS; this comes from the exons atggcgaagcggttgccaccCCGTtcaag TCAGAAGCGGCCTACGGAtgagcttcccttggcgccccttaaggcgctcaaggcgagccctggctcctctgcctactgggtggcggaggcacaagccgctatgcaacgtggcgcggcgtcggcgagggccgacccgaaggagccggccacccaggGAGGGGCAGTCGAGGCGACCCCGACACAGATGGGGGAGGGAGTGCTTCTACCCCAtgagggcgaggctcacgagtcggataGGGCCGGGGTGCCCTTGGTTGCCAAGGCCCCTGGGGTCTTCGAGGCTAAGGCGATGGAGGCCGGGGCGCCCAAGACCGCTGAGACCGCAGAGGCGGCGGTCGGTGTCtctgcgaccaccgaggccacgatggcggaggccggagcccctgagaccaTCAAGGCCATAattgcggaggccggagcccctgagatCGCCAAGGCCGACGTGATGGCGGTGAGGCCGTCTATCCAGGAGGTGGAGATGAAGGCAGCGGAGGCcttggtggcgcccttggttcaaggccagccgttgttacgagagagcgcccgggaggcagaGGTCTATCCAATCTCCTCCGACAATACTTCCCGggtgcgggaggtggtcgacgccaagGAGACCGGCGCCATGGAACAGCCGGCTCCGATCTTAggcgagggaagcttggccctcgtgcgggcgcgacccgagcctcgcgggtgggaccACCCGCGGGTACTATGGTGGAGCCGGGACAACCCTAAGGGGGAgtctctgttcgccctcgaggacgcagccgagg agtcagaggcagaggttactcgggcagccgaggcttccagcgtggtGCAGATGGTGCTCGacaccgagatcggggagcatgaggtgctgaaacgtgccgcccttttcgcctgcgaggccttagaggtcgaaggggttcagtcaggcagcttccttgggagccgtttgatCATGCTGAGTAgctag